In a genomic window of Styela clava chromosome 7, kaStyClav1.hap1.2, whole genome shotgun sequence:
- the LOC120328636 gene encoding axin-1-like gives MNNFGVQSFLQGHNFTKPYARPPAIGEENEVTSVDGRMSTHSSVSGKSELSTATPRRTDIDLGFEPEGSASPLPTCDRWRSSLHNMLEDSEGIRLFKIFLADSKRQELLNCWLACKGFRDFGTKNNYSNNSSAASSTTGPLTAQRTQFDAVTRGKLAKTIFNTYLKKDKCHAVSSIIRDATRQYICKQIKNALQAQKNMSCSVELDASLFDQAQNEIESNIEENSYISFLKSELFQNYAAQCENKPSKQSPQNASTLHHSENKSAPSNAPQAAPTELTVPEGRYGYLPRLDENREWSLPPVQPNDIISEAKDKDQTLNSSRRSGTASLARVVMERNRAASQYELYSNMTDSLDQNNPAYPYIAAPGATKYYVPPASANASDNASSDATSDSLSMTDGSVDLDGSSAYSSKKNKKRMMRFQLRKNPMIHYPPEFVPLNRRCHYKQNQATLATEKPKEFFAQLKEKLEKVEEEQRRREVLEAANADNVEDILDSHIERVMKTPIAVNSPHRNESPPPAVAAQMRQRSANYQTINFPQDVPLDSKIHQRGYPKDEFEVLSQSDRVPAIEHPGMLQKKNDTLKRRKEVAVGMAPNEVPDVLEVPAQPVDKNFMISLWVKDSSNANQIPPQETNSVPRRGSVSRQNHAHHRYINRGSSFPIHSLQSVVTNRANQFQMQPLQPISQDQMMPPLEQPDANTTIEEVKRRLIQETEQGEPMHGLSLGNKSGLHQANQYPSSFSGSVMGPSLLGSARKQRDTETRYPNQGMPHYNYAQSSSSSGAATLHSSQASAAKSQSGKTICIYSMPHEEMAYKIQIPHSPVTLEQFKTYVGRKGNYKYFFKQYSEEMSGPVYFEVSKDNDVLPLWEKAVVAKVQEYDL, from the exons ATGAATAACTTTGGGGTACAGTCGTTTTTACAAGGCCATAACTTCACAAAGCCATATGCAAGACCCCCTGCCATTGGAGAAGAAAATGAGGTCACATCTGTTGATGGACGTATGTCAACACATAGCAGTGTGAGTGGGAAATCCGAACTGTCGACTGCAACACCCAG gcgaACTGACATAGATCTCGGATTTGAACCAGAAGGAAGCGCTTCACCTCTTCCTACTTGTGATCGATGGAGATCATCACTTCACAATATGTTGGAAGATAGTGAAGGAATtcgattattcaaaatatttcttgCTGATAGCAAAAGACAAGAATTATTAAATTGTTGGTTAGCTTGTAAAGGATTCAGAGACTTTggtacaaaaaataattattcaaataattcttcGGCTGCTTCATCAACAACAGGACCATTGACAGCCCAAAGAACTCAGTTTGATGCTGTAACTAG AGGAAAACTTGCAAAGACGATTTTCAATACTTACTTGAAGAAAGATAAATGCCATGCAGTGTCAAGTATCATAAGAGATGCGACCCGACAGTATATTTGCAAACAAATAAAGAATGCATTGCAG GCACAGAAAAATATGTCTTGTTCTGTTGAACTAGACGCTTCTCTGTTCGACCAAGCTCAAAACGAAATCGAATCCAATATTGAAGAAAattcatatatttcatttttgaaaagcgaactttttcaaaattatgCTGCACAATGTGAAAACAAACCCAGTAAACAAAGCCCTCAAAATGCATCTACACTTCATCATTCCGAAAACAAG AGTGCACCATCGAATGCTCCTCAAGCTGCTCCAACTGAATTGACGGTACCTGAGGGCAGATATGGATATTTACCAAGACTCGATGAGAATCGAGAATGGTCTTTGCCACCTGTCCAACCAAA tgATATCATATCAGAGGCAAAAGATAAAGACCAGACATTGAATTCTTCAAGGAGGAGTGGAACAGCATCACTTGCACGTGTTGTAATGGAAAGGAATAGAGCTGCTTCACAGTATGAACTATATTCAAATATGACGGACAGTCTTGACCAG AACAATCCTGCTTATCCTTATATTGCTGCTCCTGGTGCCACGAAATACTATGTACCTCCTGCTTCTGCAAATGCTAGCGACAATGCCTCATCTGATGCTACTTCAGACTCTTTATCCATGACTGATGGAAGTGTCGATCTTGACGGAAGTTCTGCGTATTCATCaaagaaaa ataaaaaaagaATGATGAGATTTCAACTCCGTAAAAATCCAATGATACATTATCCACCTGAGTTTGTGCCACTGAACAGAAG GTGTCATTACAAGCAAAATCAGGCTACACTTGCCACTGAAAAGCCTAAAGAATTTTTTGCACAGTTAAAAGAAAAACTGGAGAAAGTTGAGGAAGAACAGAGAAGAAGGGAAGTATTAGAAGCAGCAAATGCGGACAATGTTGAAGATATTTTAGACAGTCACATCGAACGAGTAATGAAAACTCCAATCGCTGTTAATAGCCCCCATAGGAATGAGTCCCCACCTCCCGCAGTCGCTGCCCAAATGAGACAACGCTCTGCTAACtatcaaacaataaattttccaCAAGATGTACCTTTGGACAGTAAAATTCATCAACGTGGTTATCCTAAAGATGAATTTGAGGTTTTGTCACAGTCTGACAGAGTTCCAGCCATAGAACATCCTGGTATGCTACAGAAGAAGAATGATACTCTTAAGAGAAGAAAAGAGGTTGCAGTTGGAATGGCACCTAATGAAGTTCCAGATGTTTTAGAAGTTCCT GCACAACCTGTTGATAAGAACTTCATGATTTCCTTATGGGTGAAAGATTCGTCGAACGCCAACCAAATACCACCTCAAGA aacCAATTCTGTACCGCGAAGAGGCAGTGTTTCAAGGCAAAACCATGCACATCATCGTTACATAAATCGAGGAAGCAGTTTCCCGATTCACAGTCTGCAGTCTGTTGTCACAAACAGAGCAAATCAGTTTCAAATGCAGCCATTGCAGCCTATATCGCAAGATCAAATGATGCCTCCATTAGAGCAACCAGACGCCAACACGACGATCGAAGAAGTGAAACGACGTTTAATACAAGAAACAGAACAGGGCGAACCTATGCATGGACTCAGTTTGGGTAACAAAAGTGGCCTACACCAAGCTAACCAATACCCTTCGTCATTCAGTGGATCTGTAATGGGGCCTTCTTTACTTGGATCAGCTCGTAAACAGAGGGACACTGAAACGAGATACCCTAATCAAGGGATGCCGCATTATAACTATGCCCAGAGTTCATCATCATCTGGGGCTGCTACATTGCATTCCTCCCAAGCTTCTGCAGCAAAGTCTCAAAGCGGAAAAACAATATGTATTTATTCCATGCCTCACGAAGAGATGGcatataaaatacaaataccTCACAGTCCAGTAACATTAGAACAGTTCAAAACTTATGTAGGAAGGAAaggaaattataaatattttttcaagcaaTATTCTGAAGAAATGAGTGGTCCTGTATACTTTGAAGTTTCTAAAGATAACGATGTGCTTCCTTTATGGGAAAAAGCTGTTGTCGCTAAAGTACAAGAGTATGATTTGTAA
- the LOC120328436 gene encoding ATP-dependent RNA helicase DDX19A-like encodes MSNWGEEENWASAADAQENLSAKVKGIEIVDKKDNTQTDAAAASPTDTNAAAGDAKKEGPAGDKEEVEETALSAEQNSLMRKLIRDKLVQSSQKLEVQQRDPSSPLYSVKSFEQLNLAPELLAGVIEMGFNRPSKIQETALPLLLANPPENMIAQSQSGTGKTAAFVLAMLSRVTVAKEYPQCLCLSPTYELALQTGKVVEEMGKKLKNLSVTYAVRNNKVRRGEKITAHIIIGTPGTTQDWIKFEAFDPSKIEVFVLDEADVMIATQGFQDQSIRVHRKLSKNCQLLLFSATYEEAVMRFARKIVTEPNIIQLRREEETLDNIKQYFVKCTSKEKKADALSNIYSVLSVGQAIIFCATRKTAKWLAQTMCEGGFVVALLSGELDVEQRASILRRFKAAKERVLVTTNVCSRGIDVEQVTLVVNFDLPIDMQGRADCETYLHRIGRTGRFGKSGIAINFISQNRDEMVLREIEKHFGIKVHNLDTNDFDDMENKIGEK; translated from the exons ATGTCCAATTGGGGAGAAGAAGAGAACTGGGCTTCAGCTGCTGATGCCCAAGAAAATCTGTCTGCAAAAGTGAAGGGAATAGAAATTGTTGATAAAAAAGACAATACTCAAACAGATGCGGCAGCTGCTTCACCCACAGATACAAATGCAGCAG CTGGGGATGCAAAAAAAGAAGGTCCGGCTGGAGATAAGGAAGAAGTGGAAGAAACAGCATTATCTGCCGAACAAAATTCATTAATGAGAAAACTCATCAGAGACAAACTTGTACAATCAAGTCAGAAATTAGAAGTTCAGCAAAGAGATCCGTCATCACCATTATATTCTGTAAAATCATTTGAACAGTTAAACCTTGCTCCTGAACTGCTTGCAGGCGTCATAGAAATGGGTTTCAACAG GCCATCAAAAATACAAGAAACAGCTCTCCCTCTTCTACTTGCTAATCCACCAGAGAATATGATTGCTCAATCACAATCCGGAACAGGAAAAACAGCTGCTTTTGTTCTTGCAATGCTTAGTCGTGTCACTGTTGCAAAAG AATACCCACAATGCTTATGCTTGTCTCCAACTTATGAACTTGCTCTCCAGACTGGGAAAGTTGTTGAAGAAATGGGGAAAAAGTTAAAAAATCTCAGTGTCACATATGCTGTCAGAAACAACAAAG TGAGACGTGGAGAGAAAATAACTGCACATATTATAATAGGAACGCCCGGAACTACTCAAGACTGGATCAAATTTGAG GCTTTTGATCCCAGCAAAATTGAAGTGTTTGTTCTCGATGAAGCAGATGTGATGATTGCAACACAGGGTTTTCAAGATCAATCGATTAGAGTCCATAG GAAATTATCAAAGAACTGCCAATTATTACTCTTCTCAGCAACTTACGAAGAAGCAGTCATGAGATTTGCCAGAAAAATTGTAACAGAACCAAACATTATACAG CTGAGAAGAGAAGAAGAAACATTAGACAATATCAAGCAATATTTCGTCAAATGCACCAGCAAAGAAAAGAAAGCCGATGCTTTGTCTAATATTTACAGTGTACTATCTGTCGGCCAG GCAATCATATTTTGTGCAACAAGAAAAACTGCGAAATGGCTTGCACAGACGATGTGTGAAGGAGGATTTGTTGTTGCCTTGCTAAGTGGAGAACTGGATGTTGAACAGAGAGCTTCAATTCTACGTCGATTCAAAGCTGCCAAAGAGAGAGTTCTTGTAACAACAAATGTCTGTTCGAGGGGAATTGATGTGGAACAg GTCACACTGGTTGTGAACTTTGACCTTCCTATCGATATGCAAGGAAGAGCGGATTGTGAAACATATTTGCATCGTATAGGTCGCACTGGCAGGTTTGGAAAATCTGGAATTGCAATCAACTTTATCAGCCAAAACAGAGATGAAATGGTTTTGCGAGAAATCGAAAAACATTTTG GAATTAAGGTTCATAACTTGGACACCAATGATTTTGATGATATGGAGAATAAGATTGGGGAAAAGTGA